In Triticum urartu cultivar G1812 chromosome 6, Tu2.1, whole genome shotgun sequence, the following proteins share a genomic window:
- the LOC125515264 gene encoding protein ACTIVITY OF BC1 COMPLEX KINASE 3, chloroplastic — MSPLVRPAVLPVCAAASGGGGGNSDKWAPRQQRSWWGRSKQSLPHQPGGSGGRGGGGGGGALDQMLGVLRRDSEFLQAAAGAPLRDALWLRFLEKKQQQRKRPRPKPAEQQQQEEAAPPHPQAPAFPAYPPGLSCVELVMADLQALKVYADSSKQEFVLRFLGSKQQPPQSQQQSTELKPVFKKQPKPKGPKPNGQQKEQQQQQQQALQPPAFPPNPHPPGLSCMELMMADVDALNLYVNYFLAILSTPLPQHYDPDLLAQYFVSRPHILVFRTVQILFAFLVGAVKVQMFKKASLTTDATHNSSVSNEGFDASQFMVGQLLKDTFLDLGPTFIKVGQSLSTRPDILGSEISEALAELHERVPPFPREDAMKIIEGEFELPVSQVFSYISDEPVASASFGQVYQGRTFDGALVAIKVQRPNLLPAVLRDIYILRLGLSFVRKVAKRRSNISLYADELGRGFVDELDYNIEADNATKFLDTHSKYSFVMVPKVLKQLTRKRVLTMEWVAGENPRELLSLAKGISGSIAELSEKQKLDAKARLLDLVNKGVEASLVQLLETGLLHADPHPGNLRYTPDGRVGFLDFGLLCEMEKKHSRAMLSSIVHIVNGDWASLVYDLIEMDVVPPRTNLRRVTMDLEDTLGEVTFEGGIPDIKFSRVLGKIWSIALKYHFRMPPYFTLVLRSIASLEGLAIAQDGTFKTFQAAYPYVVRKLLSDNSLDTRKVLHEVIFNRRKEFQWHKIAVFLKLASARGNFRQNTGALPERKGLDVSNLAEISDASSLDRATPERAMHTANLCLRLLLSRDSIVIRRLIMTANHKSLARDLISKDAAIFRALLSRALADVVCQWMVKAAGLKRSRDRMDDDLGMSLSKEAPISPVVSSLQEIVRDRRLKVIFSKFVKDLREEPMLMVRVGWSALVVSAVSAAIGAHRFAVLLSEEYLPTVWTPAPPPPQLAWS, encoded by the exons ATGTCGCCGCTGGTGCGGCCCGCCGTGCTGCCCGTGTGCGccgcggcgagcggcggcggaggGGGCAACAGCGACAAGTGGGCGCCGCGGCAGCAGCGGTCGTGGTGGGGGAGGAGCAAGCAGAGCCTGCCGCACCAGCCCGGCGGTAGCGGGGGGCGGGGAGGAGGCGGGGGCGGCGGGGCCCTGGACCAGATGCTCGGCGTCCTCCGCCGCGACAGCGAATTCCTCCAGGCCGCTGCCGGCGCCCCGCTACGCGACGCCCTCTGGCTCCGCTTCCTcgagaagaagcagcagcagcggAAGCGGCCGAGACCTAAGCCtgcggagcagcagcagcaggaggaggCGGCGCCACCACATCCCCAAGCCCCGGCGTTCCCCGCCTACCCTCCAG GGTTGTCTTGCGTGGAGCTGGTGATGGCCGATCTGCAAGCCCTCAAGGTGTACGCCGATTCCTCCAAGCAGGAGTTTGTGCTCCGGTTCCTCGGAAGCAAGCAGCAACCCCCTCAATCCCAGCAGCAATCTACTGAGCTCAAACCAGTTTTCAAGAAACAACCTAAACCCAAAGGTCCCAAACCCAATGGACAGCAgaaagagcagcagcagcagcagcagcaggcgCTTCAGCCCCCGGCCTTCCCTCCTAATCCCCACCCACCAG GTCTGTCTTGTATGGAGCTGATGATGGCCGACGTCGATGCCCTCAACTTGTATGTCAACTACTTCTTGGCCATTCTCAGCACTCCTCTGCCCCAGCATTACGATCCCGATCTGCTCGCGCAGTACTTCGTCTCACGGCCTCATATCCTTGTATTTCGCACGGTTCAA ATACTATTCGCATTCCTCGTGGGTGCGGTAAAGGTGCAAATGTTTAAAAAGGCCAGTCTGACCACGGATGCTACCCACAACAGTAGTGTCAGCAATGAAGGTTTCGATGCTTCACAATTCATGGTTGGACAGCTTCTCAAGGATACATTTCTTGACCTTGGGCCTACTTTCATAAAAG TCGGACAGTCCCTCTCAACAAGACCTGATATCTTAGGCTCGGAGATTTCTGAG GCACTTGCCGAGTTGCATGAGAGAGTTCCTCCTTTCCCAAGAGAGGATGCAATGAAGATCATTGAGGGAGAATTTGAGCTCCCTGTTTCGCAGGTTTTCAGTTACATTTCTGATGAGCCTGTTGCATCAGCTTCCTTTGGACAG GTTTATCAGGGGCGTACATTTGATGGTGCTCTTGTGGCCATAAAGGTTCAGCGGCCGAACCTTCTTCCTGCTGTATTGAGGGACATCTATATACTACGCCTTGGG CTTTCTTTTGTGAGGAAAGTTGCAAAGCGAAGAAGTAACATTTCCCTCTATGCTGATGAGTTGGGTAGAGGATTTGTTGATGAGTTGGACTACAATATTGAAGCTGATAATGCTACTAAATTCCTG GACACTCACTCCAAATATTCATTTGTCATGGTTCCGAAGGTTCTCAAACAACTTACTAGGAAGAGGGTTTTGACTATGGAGTGGGTGGCTGGTGAAAACCCCAGGGAATTGCTTTCTCTGGCTAAAGGAATTTCTGGTAGCATTGCTGAGTTGTCAGAGAAGCAGAAGTTGGATGCAAAAGCCCGCCTTCTTGACCTG GTCAATAAAGGTGTCGAGGCATCATTAGTGCAGCTCCTTGAAACCGGCTTGCTGCATGCTGATCCTCATCCTGGGAATTTGCGTTATACACCTGATGGTCGTGTTGG GTTTCTTGATTTTGGGTTGCTTTGCGAGATGGAGAAGAAACATAGCCGAGCTATGCTTTCGAGCATTGTGCACATAGTAAATGGAGATTGGGCTTCCCTTGTTTACGATCTGATTGAAATGGATGTTGTTCCACCAAGAACTAATCTACGGCGAGTGACCATG GACTTAGAGGATACATTGGGTGAGGTAACCTTTGAAGGTGGAATTCCAGACATCAAGTTTAGCAGG GTACTTGGAAAAATTTGGTCCATAGCACTTAAATATCACTTTCGTATGCCACCATATTTTACGCTGGTCCTGCGGTCAATTGCCTCTTTGGAAG GACTTGCCATAGCACAAGATGGAACTTTTAAAACATTTCAGGCAGCATATCCGTATGTTGTTAGGAAGCTTCTGTCTGATAACTCACTTGATACTAGGAAGGTCCTGCATGAG GTGATTTTCAACAGAAGGAAAGAGTTCCAGTGGCACAAGATTGCAGTGTTTCTAAAGCTAGCATCAGCAAG GGGTAACTTCAGGCAAAACACTGGCGCTCTGCCCGAGAGAAAGGGTCTGGATGTCTCAAACCTTGCAGAGATCAGTGACGCGTCTTCCCTCGACCGCGCCACACCAGAAAGGGCGATGCATACTGCAAACCTTTGTCTGAGGCTCTTACTATCAAGAGATAGCATTGTGATAAGGAGACTTATAATGACAGCA AACCACAAGTCTCTTGCCCGGGACCTGATCTCCAAAGACGCGGCGATATTCCGGGCCCTCCTGAGCCGGGCTCTCGCCGACGTCGTCTGCCAGTGGATGGTCAAGGCGGCCGGACTGAAACGGTCCAGGGACCGCATGGATGACGACCTGGGCATGTCCCTGTCCAAAGAAGCACCGATTTCACCTGTGGTGTCGTCGTTACAGGAGATCGTGAGGGACCGAAGGCTGAAGGTCATATTCTCAAAGTTTGTCAAGGATCTAAGGGAGGAGCCAATGCTGATGGTCAGGGTGGGCTGGAGCGCGCTCGTCGTCTCGGCCGTGTCCGCCGCCATCGGCGCGCACCGCTTCGCCGTCCTCCTCTCGGAGGAGTATCTGCCGACGGTGTGGACGcctgcgcctccgccgccgcaGTTAGCTTGGAGCTAA